One uncultured Carboxylicivirga sp. genomic window, TCTTGAAAGCCAATTAGGAAAACGTTGGATGTTAAACCATTTTTTGAGATCTGTTCTTTTAATTCTCTTTTTAGTTTGCCTTTACCGGCAATAAAAAAATAGGTGTCAGGTTTTAGCTTGATGACTTCTTTAGCGGCATCAATCAGGTATTTAAATCCTTTTTGCGTTGATAATCTTCCTGTGGATAAAACTTTATAAGAGTTTTCGTTGATCTTTATGAATTTACCATAATCAAATGGTTTTAATTCATCATTATGATTTTCAACACCGTTATGTATTACTTTAACAAAACCATCTGCCCACCAGCCATAACTGTCATATTCCTTTTTAATGGTATTTGTATTGGTAATGATACCATCGCAGAAAGGTAAAAAGCTATACTTATATTTTATGGAATTATTGAGTAACTGGACACCTTGTCGACTGTATACAAGGCAGTTCGATTTAAGTAGTTTTTTCACTAAAAAGCCAGCAATTCTAACATCACGATTCTGGCATCCAATGATCGCATCAAAAGGCTTTTCTTTATAATACTTTTTCAGTTTTAATAAGCCAATAAGACTGAAATCGGAATAAATGCTAATGGGTAATACAGTTAATTCGTCGGCTTTTGCATGTCGCTCTAACAAAGAGTTTTGGGAGCAACCAATATATACTTCATGACCCCTGGAAATTAATTTCTTAGCAGTCATAAGCATCCATTTCTCTCCTCCACCCCATTTAGTTCGACCTATGGAATTTAGTAGTAAAAGCCTCATTCAAAGTGTTTTTCTTTCTTCTCTTTCTATTTGTTATACCTTAAGATTGGTATTTTAGAAAGAGTTGATTTAAATAAGCTGCAAAATAAAGGTATTAATATGAATAATAAGACAGCTTAGCTGATTTTTCGTAAATGAAATAGTAAATAGTTTAAATTACATTTAAATTCAGGTGTTTTGTTTTACCTTTCATAATAATGATAAGTCATTATCATTTTCTTACCTTTGTCAAGGTATAGCAAACAGAGTATATACGTTAAACAGTTATAATCTTTGCCATTACTCTATGAGAATTGGATTCGATGCCAAAAGAGCATTTTTTAATAGAAGCGGACTAGGAAATTATAGTCGATGGTGCATTGATGCCTTGACCAAATTTCATCCTGACCATGATTATTTTCTTTATAAACTGAAAGAAGATAAAGGAATTGAGTTTGATTCTATCAAGCATGCACAGACGGTTATGCCCGGTTCATTTCTACATAAAACTTTTCGTAATTACTGGAGAACAAAGGGGGTAACGAAGGATATTAAACTAAATAATCTGGATATTTATCATGGATTGAGCCATGAGTTACCTATTGGAATAAGCAAAACAAATACTAAGTCTGTGGTAACGATGCATGATGCTATTTTCATGCGTTTCCCTCATTTATACGATGCAAGTTATCGCTCTATTTTTAAGAGAAAATACAAACATGCACTAAAGATTGCTGATGGTATTATAGCTATTAGTAAGCAGTCAAAAGATGATATTGTTGAATACTTTGGAACTGATCCAGATCGAATCAAGATCATCTATCAGGGTTGTAATCCAATCTTTTATAATAATGTATCGACTGAGCAGATAGATCAAATTAAAAGTAAGTATCTACTTCCTGATGATTTTATTTTGTATGTTGGAACGATTGAGCCCCGAAAAAATTTACTGGGAATTTTTGAGGCTTTGGTGAAGTCAAATATAGATATGCCTGTTGTAGCTGTTGGAAGACCAACACAATACCTGTCTAAAATTAAGAAATTCGTTATAGACAATAGTATTGAAGATAAAGCTATTTTTCTTCATAACGTTGAAACACCTGAGTTACCCGCGATATATCAAATGGCAAAATTATTTGTTTACCCTTCTTTGTTTGAGGGGTTTGGAATTCCTATTCTGGAAGCATTAAACTCAGGAACGCCAGTTATCACAACAAAAGGAAGTTGTTTTCCTGAAGTTGGTGGTGATGCAGCACGATACTCGGAATATGGTAATTCAGATGAATTGGGTGATTTAATGAATTCAATTTTACATGACTCTTATCTTCAGAATTCAATGATTGAAGAAGGCAAAAAACAG contains:
- a CDS encoding glycosyltransferase family 1 protein, producing the protein MRIGFDAKRAFFNRSGLGNYSRWCIDALTKFHPDHDYFLYKLKEDKGIEFDSIKHAQTVMPGSFLHKTFRNYWRTKGVTKDIKLNNLDIYHGLSHELPIGISKTNTKSVVTMHDAIFMRFPHLYDASYRSIFKRKYKHALKIADGIIAISKQSKDDIVEYFGTDPDRIKIIYQGCNPIFYNNVSTEQIDQIKSKYLLPDDFILYVGTIEPRKNLLGIFEALVKSNIDMPVVAVGRPTQYLSKIKKFVIDNSIEDKAIFLHNVETPELPAIYQMAKLFVYPSLFEGFGIPILEALNSGTPVITTKGSCFPEVGGDAARYSEYGNSDELGDLMNSILHDSYLQNSMIEEGKKQALNFREEEVANQLIAYYKQVLSQ
- a CDS encoding glycosyltransferase, whose translation is MRLLLLNSIGRTKWGGGEKWMLMTAKKLISRGHEVYIGCSQNSLLERHAKADELTVLPISIYSDFSLIGLLKLKKYYKEKPFDAIIGCQNRDVRIAGFLVKKLLKSNCLVYSRQGVQLLNNSIKYKYSFLPFCDGIITNTNTIKKEYDSYGWWADGFVKVIHNGVENHNDELKPFDYGKFIKINENSYKVLSTGRLSTQKGFKYLIDAAKEVIKLKPDTYFFIAGKGKLKRELKEQISKNGLTSNVFLIGFQENVIPLLKGADLFVLPSLYEGMPNSLMEAMSVGIPVISTKVNGVTELMEDKKHGLIIPPANKDELVKTILSMIDCKNYQEMGLNAKKHVAENFTIDKMVDEIESFLLLELAKKK